A stretch of Arachis hypogaea cultivar Tifrunner chromosome 15, arahy.Tifrunner.gnm2.J5K5, whole genome shotgun sequence DNA encodes these proteins:
- the LOC112749727 gene encoding uncharacterized protein, with amino-acid sequence MDATFEEEAEQAVTLNEYLEEVEERELEVDLVLGGDDGKECTYGKGYLKRQAIFSCLTCTPDGNAGVCTACSLSCHDGHQIVELWTKRNFRCDCGNSKFGEFYCKILPNKDVENTENSYNHNFKGSYCTCGRPYPDPDVEEQVEMLQCCLCEDWFHEEHLGLESSDEIPRDEEGEPLYEDFICKPCSEVCFFLNLYPKSIWAVGKQLDATVEVSKDKGVLEDKPSTGKSEEPMGDTSNNSPKVVDAKVDSESVSGGQSMLQGGNCDGSLDLNQCPESTSNGKSMLQVGDCNDGLDLKLNLNRGTENISGGKSMLHGGKCIDSLDLNQCAESSDMKVDCLLGVDIAAASPILPSKAMFLSKNWRDALCKCNKCMEFYHQKRITFLIDKEDSIAEYERVAKQKREANIEQQQGAELSFFNKLGHVEKVEILKGIQEMKDGLRSFLESADTSKPITADDVHQLFDNIKKKRRRDV; translated from the exons ATGGACGCTACGTTTGAGGAAGAAGCTGAGCAGGCTGTTACTCTCAACGAGTACCTTGAGGAAGTTGAGGAACGTGAACTG GAAGTTGATTTAGTTTTGGGGGGTGATGATGGCAAAGAGTGTACCTATGGCAAAGGTTATTTGAAAAGGCAGGCGATTTTCTCTTGCCTCACCTGCACTCCGGATGGGAATGCTGGAGTTTGCACTGCTTGCTCATTGTCTTGTCATGATGGCCACCAG ATTGTGGAACTATGGACAAAAAGAAACTTTAGGTGTGACTGTGGGAATTCGAAGTTTGGTGAATTTTACTGCAAGATTCTTCCAAATAAAGATGTAGAGAACACTGAGAATTCCTATAATCACAACTTCAAAGGTTCATATTGCACATGTGGTCGTCCTTATCCAGATCCAGATGTTGAAGAACAAGTAGAAATGTTACAATGCTGCCTCTGTGAGGATTGGTTTCATGAGGAGCATCTTGGACTCGAGTCTTCTGATGAG ATTCCCAGAGACGAAGAAGGAGAGCCTCTTTATGAGGATTTCATATGTAAGCCATGCTCTGAAGTGTGTTTCTTTCTAAATCTATATCCGAAATCCATATGGGCTGTGGGAAAGCAACTAGATGCTACTGTTGAAGTTAGCAAGGACAAAGGTGTTTTGGAAGATAAGCCTTCAACTGGCAAGTCTGAAGAGCCAATGGGTGATACTTCAAATAATAGTCCTAAAGTTGTTGATGCAAAAGTTGATTCTGAATCTGTATCCGGCGGGCAGAGTATGCTTCAGGGTGGAAATTGTGATGGCAGCTTGGATTTGAACCAATGCCCAGAAAGCACATCCAATGGGAAGAGTATGCTTCAGGTTGGAGATTGTAATGATGGCCTGGATTTAAAACTGAATTTAAACCGAGGCACAGAAAACATATCTGGTGGGAAGAGTATGCTCCATGGTGGAAAGTGTATTGACAGCCTGGATCTAAACCAATGTGCAGAAAGCTCTGATATGAAAGTTGACTGTCTCCTCGGTGTTGACATTGCTGCTGCTTCCCCAATTTTACCCAGTAAAGCAATGTTTCTTTCTAAAAATTGGAGGGATGctttatgcaaatgcaacaaatgTATGGAGTTTTATCATCAGAAGCGGATCACTTTCCTAATTGACAAGGAAGACTCCATTGCTGAGTATGAGAGAGTGGCCAAGCAAAAGAGAGAAGCAAATATTGAGCAACAACAGGGTGCAGAGTTAAGCTTTTTTAATAAACTTGGACATGTAGAGAAAGTGGAGATCTTGAAGGGCATTCAAGAGATGAAGGATGGGCTTCGTTCTTTCCTG GAATCCGCAGACACATCAAAGCCAATTACAGCTGATGATGTTCATCAGTTATTTGATAACATCAAGAAGAAGCGTAGACGAGATGTATAG